One genomic window of Sphingobacterium oryzagri includes the following:
- a CDS encoding K(+)-transporting ATPase subunit C, with the protein MKTHLFPAIKLTILLIVLLTVIYPAVVWGIAQLSSAAGEGQTLTAQGKTYYRNIGQSFTQDKYFWSRPSAVGYNAAGSAGSNKGPSNQEYLATVQMRIDTLLAHNPGITVSQIPMDLVTASGSGLDPDFSVQAAKVQVARIAKIRNIPEAKLISLINMHTERPLLGLFGPERINVLALNSALDKLSSN; encoded by the coding sequence ATGAAAACACATTTATTTCCCGCTATAAAATTAACGATCCTGCTGATCGTCCTGCTTACGGTAATCTATCCAGCAGTCGTCTGGGGTATTGCCCAGCTTTCTTCTGCTGCGGGCGAAGGACAGACGCTTACGGCTCAAGGCAAAACGTATTACCGCAATATTGGTCAGTCTTTTACGCAGGATAAGTATTTCTGGTCCCGCCCGTCAGCTGTCGGATACAATGCCGCCGGATCTGCGGGCAGCAACAAAGGACCGTCGAATCAAGAATACCTCGCAACGGTGCAGATGCGCATCGATACGCTGTTGGCACATAACCCCGGCATTACGGTTTCACAAATTCCTATGGATCTGGTGACGGCAAGTGGAAGCGGGCTTGATCCCGATTTTTCGGTGCAGGCGGCTAAAGTGCAGGTGGCACGTATTGCCAAGATTCGAAATATCCCGGAAGCAAAACTTATTTCCCTTATTAATATGCATACGGAGCGTCCATTATTGGGACTTTTCGGACCGGAAAGAATCAATGTACTGGCCTTGAATAGCGCACTGGACAAACTCTCCTCCAACTAA